One window of the Sulfitobacter donghicola DSW-25 = KCTC 12864 = JCM 14565 genome contains the following:
- the pobA gene encoding 4-hydroxybenzoate 3-monooxygenase has protein sequence MKTKVAIIGGGPSGLLLSQLLHTRGIDSVVLERKTKEYVLGRIRAGVLEQGFVKLMEEAGCADRMHAEGFPHDGTLISYGDEMFRVDFAALTGTPVMVYGQTEVTRDLYEAREKAGGKIEFNVDQVKIHDADTAAPYLTYTVDGDARRLDCDFVAGCDGFHGVSRQAIPLDVRREYEKIYPFGWLGILSETPPVNHELIYATSERGFALCSMRNENLSRYYIQCSLSDHPEDWTDDAFWAELKRRIPKEQADKLVTGPSIEKSIAPLRSFVTEPMRWGRLFLCGDAAHIVPPTGAKGLNTAASDVHYLYNGLRDFYENGSEEGINSYSEKALKRVWKAERFSWWFSSMMHRYPDQSEFDLKMQTADLEFLRTNKAAQQAMAENYVGLPY, from the coding sequence ATGAAAACCAAAGTGGCCATCATTGGTGGCGGACCATCAGGCCTGTTGCTTTCCCAGCTTTTGCATACGCGCGGCATCGACAGCGTCGTGCTGGAACGCAAAACAAAGGAGTATGTCCTTGGGCGTATCAGGGCGGGGGTGCTGGAACAGGGTTTTGTGAAGTTGATGGAGGAAGCAGGCTGTGCTGATCGGATGCACGCCGAGGGCTTTCCCCATGACGGGACGCTGATCTCTTACGGTGATGAAATGTTCCGTGTTGATTTTGCGGCCCTCACGGGAACGCCCGTGATGGTTTACGGCCAAACCGAAGTGACCCGCGACCTCTATGAAGCCCGCGAAAAAGCAGGCGGCAAGATAGAGTTTAATGTGGATCAGGTGAAAATCCACGATGCTGATACCGCCGCGCCCTATCTGACCTATACAGTAGACGGCGACGCGCGGCGTTTGGATTGTGACTTTGTCGCGGGATGTGACGGGTTTCACGGGGTGAGCCGACAGGCGATCCCGCTGGATGTGCGCCGCGAGTATGAAAAGATCTATCCGTTTGGCTGGCTGGGCATCCTTAGTGAAACGCCACCGGTAAACCACGAACTGATCTATGCGACCTCTGAACGTGGCTTTGCTCTTTGTTCGATGCGTAATGAAAACCTTAGCCGCTATTACATCCAGTGTTCGCTTAGCGATCATCCAGAGGATTGGACGGATGATGCCTTTTGGGCTGAGCTAAAACGCCGTATCCCAAAAGAGCAGGCAGACAAATTGGTCACTGGCCCCTCTATCGAAAAATCCATCGCGCCGTTGCGGTCGTTCGTGACCGAACCCATGCGCTGGGGGCGGTTGTTCCTATGCGGAGACGCGGCCCACATCGTGCCGCCAACAGGGGCCAAGGGGCTGAACACCGCCGCGTCGGATGTGCACTATTTGTACAATGGCTTGCGGGATTTTTACGAAAATGGCTCGGAAGAGGGCATCAACAGCTATTCGGAAAAGGCATTAAAGCGGGTGTGGAAAGCTGAGAGGTTCTCGTGGTGGTTTTCGTCGATGATGCATCGCTATCCCGATCAGTCTGAATTTGACCTGAAAATGCAAACGGCGGATTTGGAATTTCTTCGCACAAACAAAGCGGCCCAACAGGCGATGGCCGAAAATTACGTAGGCCTGCCTTACTAA
- the pcaG gene encoding protocatechuate 3,4-dioxygenase subunit alpha: MVQKLEYLKESPSQTAGPYVHIGCTPNFTGIEAYGGDLGATMKTGPVKGTEITVKGTVYDGMGMPLRDAMIEIWQADSNGLFASANETRGDADPNFTGWGRSAGDMNTGEFTFETIKPGSVPFPDGRPQAPHITAWIVARGINIGLHTRIYFEDEAEANAIDPILTRIEHQNRIPTLLAKPEGEGVYRFDIHLQGPLETVFFDI; the protein is encoded by the coding sequence ATGGTTCAGAAACTCGAATACCTCAAAGAAAGCCCCAGCCAAACGGCGGGCCCCTATGTGCATATCGGTTGCACGCCTAACTTTACGGGGATTGAGGCCTATGGCGGAGACCTTGGCGCGACGATGAAAACAGGGCCTGTGAAAGGCACTGAAATTACCGTCAAAGGGACAGTCTATGACGGGATGGGCATGCCGCTGCGCGATGCGATGATCGAAATCTGGCAGGCTGATAGCAACGGGTTGTTCGCCTCTGCCAATGAAACCCGTGGGGATGCTGACCCGAATTTCACGGGCTGGGGCCGCTCGGCGGGGGACATGAACACGGGCGAGTTCACGTTTGAAACGATCAAACCAGGGTCTGTTCCCTTTCCCGATGGGCGCCCACAAGCGCCCCATATCACCGCTTGGATTGTGGCGCGGGGCATCAACATCGGCCTGCACACGCGGATCTATTTTGAAGATGAGGCCGAGGCAAACGCCATTGATCCGATCCTGACGCGGATCGAACATCAAAACCGTATTCCAACGCTATTGGCGAAACCCGAAGGGGAAGGGGTGTATCGGTTTGATATCCACCTTCAGGGCCCCTTAGAGACGGTCTTTTTCGATATTTAG
- the pcaC gene encoding 4-carboxymuconolactone decarboxylase produces MSDRLTKGMAIRREVLGDAHVDRAEAAKTDFDAPFQTMITEGAWGTLWADDTISRRDRSLLTLALLAAMGNFDEIPMHIRASRNTGAEPDEILQAFMHVAVYAGVPKANHAIKLAKETFKEFGVEI; encoded by the coding sequence ATGTCTGATCGACTGACAAAAGGAATGGCCATTCGCCGCGAGGTTTTGGGGGATGCCCATGTTGACCGCGCAGAGGCGGCCAAGACGGATTTTGATGCGCCGTTCCAGACGATGATCACCGAAGGCGCGTGGGGAACACTTTGGGCCGATGATACAATCTCGCGGCGGGATCGTTCTTTGCTGACTTTGGCCTTGCTGGCGGCGATGGGTAATTTTGACGAGATCCCGATGCATATTCGCGCCAGTCGCAACACGGGTGCGGAACCGGATGAGATTTTGCAGGCCTTCATGCATGTTGCCGTTTATGCGGGTGTGCCAAAGGCAAACCATGCTATCAAACTGGCCAAAGAGACATTCAAGGAATTTGGGGTAGAGATATGA
- a CDS encoding FMN-binding glutamate synthase family protein, translating into MTDSNIPHTTPRQSATFSQDVNSDIRRAAATGIYDIRGGGAKRKVPSFDDLLFMGASISRYPLEGYREKCETNVTIGGLNASNPIELDIPITIAGMSFGALSGPAKEALGRGASAAGTSTTTGDGGMTPEERGHSDKLVYQYLPSRYGMNPDDLRKADAIEIVVGQGAKPGGGGMLLGQKISDRVAHMRNLPMGIDQRSACRHPDWTGPDDLEIKILELREITGWKVPIYVKVAGARPYFDTTLAVKAGADAIVLDGMQGGTAATQDVFIEHVGQPTLAIIRPAVQALQDLGMHRKVQLILSGGIRSGADVAKAMALGADAVAIGTAALIALGDNDPKYEAEYNALGTTAGAYDDWHEGRDPAGITTQDPELMSRFDPIEGGRRLRNYLKVMTLEAQTIARACGKNHLHNLEPEDLVALTMEAAAMARIPLAGTDWYPGKPGTGY; encoded by the coding sequence ATGACAGATTCAAACATCCCGCACACCACGCCGCGCCAATCCGCGACGTTCAGCCAAGACGTTAACAGCGACATTCGTCGCGCGGCCGCTACAGGCATTTATGACATCCGCGGTGGTGGCGCAAAACGCAAGGTGCCGTCCTTTGACGACCTGCTGTTTATGGGTGCGTCCATCTCGCGTTACCCTCTCGAAGGGTACCGCGAGAAATGCGAAACCAACGTGACGATTGGCGGCCTGAACGCCTCTAACCCGATCGAGCTTGATATCCCGATCACCATCGCTGGCATGTCCTTTGGCGCGTTGTCTGGCCCCGCCAAAGAGGCCTTGGGACGTGGGGCCTCTGCTGCGGGTACTTCGACCACCACAGGTGACGGCGGCATGACGCCCGAAGAGCGCGGCCATTCAGACAAGCTGGTCTATCAATACCTGCCCTCCCGTTATGGCATGAACCCAGATGATCTGCGCAAGGCCGACGCGATTGAAATCGTGGTTGGCCAAGGCGCCAAGCCCGGTGGCGGCGGCATGTTGCTGGGGCAAAAGATCAGCGACCGCGTGGCCCATATGCGCAACCTGCCCATGGGCATCGATCAACGCTCGGCCTGTCGTCACCCTGATTGGACTGGTCCTGATGATCTGGAAATCAAAATCCTAGAGCTGCGTGAAATCACAGGCTGGAAGGTTCCGATCTATGTAAAAGTAGCTGGTGCGCGTCCGTATTTTGACACGACTTTAGCGGTCAAAGCGGGCGCTGACGCGATTGTTCTGGATGGGATGCAAGGCGGCACAGCCGCAACGCAGGATGTGTTTATCGAACACGTGGGCCAGCCGACGCTGGCCATCATCCGCCCCGCGGTTCAGGCGCTGCAAGATTTAGGGATGCACCGCAAGGTTCAGCTGATCCTTTCAGGCGGCATTCGCTCTGGCGCTGATGTGGCCAAGGCGATGGCGCTGGGGGCTGATGCTGTTGCCATCGGCACGGCTGCCCTGATCGCGCTTGGCGATAACGACCCGAAATACGAGGCGGAGTATAACGCGCTTGGCACAACTGCTGGCGCTTATGACGATTGGCACGAAGGGCGCGACCCCGCAGGGATCACCACCCAAGACCCCGAATTGATGAGCCGCTTTGACCCGATTGAGGGCGGCCGCCGTCTGCGCAATTACCTCAAGGTGATGACGCTAGAGGCGCAAACCATCGCAAGGGCCTGCGGTAAAAACCATCTGCACAACCTTGAGCCAGAGGACCTTGTCGCGCTCACGATGGAAGCCGCTGCAATGGCCCGCATCCCTCTTGCTGGTACCGATTGGTACCCAGGCAAACCCGGCACCGGATATTGA
- a CDS encoding GXGXG domain-containing protein — MQTFDLEAEGLRALNATLHAQNEVTNQTVWEVVNPKGAHAIACGLDAPIEVNVKGSTGYYCGGMNQQATIHVHGSAGPGTGENMMSGKIVIEGDASQYLGATAHGGLIVVKGNASSRCGISMKGVNIVVQGNIGHMAAFMGQSGNLVVCGDAGDALGDSCYEARFFVRGTVKSLGADCEKKEMRPEHLEILKGLLDEAGIDADPSEFTRYGSARTLYNFDVDNAGAY, encoded by the coding sequence ATGCAAACATTCGATTTAGAAGCGGAAGGGCTGCGCGCCCTGAATGCCACTCTCCATGCTCAGAACGAGGTCACCAACCAAACGGTTTGGGAGGTTGTGAACCCAAAAGGTGCCCATGCGATTGCCTGTGGTCTGGACGCCCCGATTGAGGTGAACGTCAAAGGCTCCACTGGGTATTATTGTGGCGGCATGAACCAGCAGGCCACGATCCATGTGCATGGCTCGGCCGGTCCGGGGACTGGTGAAAACATGATGTCCGGCAAGATCGTGATCGAAGGAGACGCCAGCCAATATCTGGGTGCCACGGCCCATGGCGGTTTGATCGTGGTGAAAGGCAACGCCTCTTCGCGCTGCGGCATTTCGATGAAGGGCGTGAACATCGTCGTTCAGGGCAACATCGGCCATATGGCCGCGTTTATGGGCCAGTCCGGTAACCTTGTCGTCTGCGGTGATGCAGGCGATGCCTTGGGCGATAGCTGCTACGAGGCCCGTTTCTTTGTGCGCGGAACCGTCAAAAGCCTAGGGGCGGATTGCGAGAAAAAGGAAATGCGCCCCGAGCATCTGGAGATCCTAAAAGGTCTGCTGGACGAGGCTGGCATTGACGCTGATCCGTCCGAGTTCACCCGCTATGGCTCGGCCCGTACTCTTTATAATTTCGACGTTGATAACGCTGGCGCGTATTAA
- the glnT gene encoding type III glutamate--ammonia ligase: MTTDLAKFAAEYGVKYFMISFTDLFGGQRAKLVPARAIADMQEDGAGFAGFATWLDLTPAHPDMLAVPDPEAAIILPWNKEIAWVPANCVMEGKDVAQAPRNVLRKLIAEAAEEGMHVKTGIEAEFFLLTPEGDQISDPFDTAAKPCYDQQAFMRRLDVIREISDYMLELGWGAYQNDHEDANGQWEMNWDFDDALATADKHSFFKFMAKCVAEKHGYRATFMPKPIEGLTGNGCHAHISVWDAPGAAAKTNVFAGEGSGQTGEVGLSERGKHFLGGIMKHASALAAITNPTVNSYKRINAPRTMSGATWAPNTVTWTGNNRTHMVRVPGPGRFELRLPDGAVNPYLLQAVIIAAGLSGIRSKADPGKRHDIDMYAEGHTITDAPKLPLNMLDALRAYDADTGLKAAMGEEFSSAYLKKKMEEWNDFTSYFSRWEKENTLDI, from the coding sequence ATGACCACCGACCTCGCTAAATTTGCCGCTGAATACGGCGTTAAGTACTTTATGATCTCTTTCACTGATCTGTTTGGCGGCCAACGTGCCAAACTGGTTCCGGCCCGCGCCATTGCGGATATGCAAGAAGACGGCGCAGGCTTTGCTGGCTTTGCTACGTGGCTCGACCTCACCCCAGCCCACCCTGATATGTTGGCCGTGCCAGACCCCGAGGCGGCAATCATCCTGCCGTGGAACAAAGAAATCGCATGGGTGCCTGCCAATTGTGTGATGGAGGGCAAGGACGTCGCCCAAGCGCCTAGAAATGTGCTGCGCAAACTGATCGCAGAAGCCGCCGAAGAAGGCATGCACGTTAAGACGGGCATCGAAGCCGAGTTCTTTTTGCTGACACCAGAAGGTGATCAGATCAGCGATCCTTTTGATACAGCGGCCAAGCCCTGCTATGACCAACAGGCCTTCATGCGCCGCCTTGATGTGATCCGCGAGATCTCGGACTACATGCTGGAACTGGGTTGGGGCGCTTACCAGAATGACCACGAAGACGCCAATGGCCAGTGGGAAATGAACTGGGATTTTGACGACGCGCTTGCCACTGCGGACAAGCACAGCTTTTTCAAATTTATGGCGAAATGCGTGGCCGAAAAACACGGTTATCGCGCAACCTTTATGCCCAAACCTATCGAAGGTCTGACAGGCAATGGTTGCCATGCGCATATCTCGGTTTGGGACGCGCCCGGTGCGGCGGCGAAAACCAATGTGTTTGCAGGCGAAGGATCGGGCCAAACTGGCGAGGTCGGCCTATCCGAGCGCGGCAAACATTTCTTGGGCGGGATTATGAAGCACGCCTCGGCGCTTGCGGCGATCACCAACCCAACCGTGAACAGCTACAAACGCATCAACGCGCCGCGCACCATGTCTGGTGCAACTTGGGCGCCAAACACGGTCACTTGGACAGGCAACAACCGCACGCATATGGTGCGTGTCCCCGGCCCCGGTCGGTTTGAGCTGCGCCTGCCCGACGGCGCCGTGAACCCCTATCTGTTGCAGGCCGTCATCATCGCCGCTGGCCTATCCGGTATCCGTTCCAAAGCTGACCCCGGAAAACGCCACGACATTGATATGTACGCCGAGGGACACACAATTACCGATGCGCCAAAGCTGCCATTGAACATGCTGGACGCCCTGCGCGCCTATGATGCTGACACAGGCCTAAAGGCCGCAATGGGCGAAGAATTCTCAAGCGCGTATTTGAAAAAGAAAATGGAAGAGTGGAACGATTTCACCTCCTATTTCAGCCGCTGGGAAAAAGAAAACACGCTGGACATCTAA
- the pcaQ gene encoding pca operon transcription factor PcaQ, with the protein MEINRLRHIKMRHLSAFVETVRCGSLKAASENINLTQPAISKTLKDLETILGLTLMTRDRGGITLTREGAVFRQFAEQSLAALSHGLASLDALSSGASTPIRVGALPSVAADLLPDAVNIFSNLVPSTPIAIQDGGIADMIDRLRSGDLDLVVGRMGHPENMAGLSFTQLYTEQVIIAAAADHPLAHSATLKSLADYKVLYPPKSAAIRPLVDRYLIENGLGNFPNSLETVSGAFGRSMTLGAAQAVWFISKGVVARDIDAGRMIALPFDTSSMAGPIGIMARAEEDPTPTMRLFRQALLDAATSR; encoded by the coding sequence ATGGAAATCAACCGCCTTCGCCATATCAAAATGCGCCACCTGTCGGCCTTTGTCGAAACCGTGCGCTGCGGCAGCCTCAAGGCGGCATCGGAAAACATAAACCTAACCCAGCCCGCCATATCCAAAACGCTCAAAGACCTTGAAACCATTCTGGGTCTCACCCTGATGACCCGCGATCGTGGCGGCATTACCCTAACCCGAGAAGGGGCCGTGTTTCGCCAATTTGCCGAACAGAGCCTCGCCGCGCTCAGCCATGGATTGGCCAGCCTTGATGCGCTTTCTTCGGGGGCAAGCACACCAATCCGCGTGGGTGCCTTGCCCAGCGTTGCGGCTGATCTGCTTCCCGATGCGGTGAACATATTCTCAAACCTCGTGCCCAGCACGCCGATTGCTATCCAAGACGGCGGCATCGCTGACATGATAGATAGGCTGCGTTCTGGCGATCTGGATCTCGTGGTGGGGCGAATGGGGCATCCTGAAAACATGGCGGGGTTATCTTTTACCCAGCTTTACACCGAACAAGTGATCATCGCAGCTGCCGCAGACCATCCACTGGCCCATTCCGCCACTTTAAAATCCTTGGCGGATTACAAGGTTCTCTATCCCCCAAAAAGCGCGGCAATCCGTCCCTTGGTCGATCGGTACCTGATCGAAAACGGCTTGGGCAATTTCCCGAACAGTTTAGAGACTGTTTCAGGCGCGTTTGGCCGCTCTATGACTTTGGGCGCGGCTCAGGCGGTCTGGTTTATCAGCAAGGGAGTTGTGGCACGCGACATAGACGCAGGACGTATGATCGCCCTGCCCTTTGATACCAGCTCCATGGCGGGGCCAATCGGGATTATGGCCAGAGCAGAAGAAGACCCAACCCCAACCATGCGCCTATTTCGGCAGGCGCTATTGGATGCCGCCACCAGCCGCTAA
- the pcaH gene encoding protocatechuate 3,4-dioxygenase subunit beta, which yields MSLIKQTGGFVPRDRDWQPDALTPPYKTSLKRSPQAALLSFPTTLSEETSPVFGHNLIGELDNDLILNHAQPGESAIGPRIIVHGRVLDEMGRGVPGALLEVWQANAGGRYRHKKESYQAALDPNFGGCGRTITAEDGSYEFRTIQPGPYPWPNGMNDWRPAHIHFSVFGHGFAQRLITQMYFEGDPHIKLCPIVGVLKSQEAVDALTAPLDMHRTVPMDSRAYKFDIVLRGQRQTYFENRKEGL from the coding sequence ATGAGCCTGATCAAACAGACAGGGGGCTTTGTTCCGCGTGATCGCGATTGGCAGCCCGATGCCTTGACCCCTCCCTATAAGACCAGCCTAAAGCGCAGCCCGCAGGCGGCGCTGTTGTCTTTCCCAACAACGCTGAGCGAAGAGACATCGCCCGTTTTTGGTCACAACCTGATTGGCGAGTTAGATAACGATCTGATCCTGAACCACGCACAGCCAGGTGAAAGCGCGATCGGGCCGCGCATCATTGTGCATGGTCGTGTGTTGGATGAAATGGGCCGTGGCGTGCCGGGTGCACTGCTGGAGGTTTGGCAGGCCAATGCGGGAGGGCGGTATCGCCACAAAAAGGAAAGCTATCAGGCCGCATTAGACCCTAACTTTGGCGGTTGTGGTCGGACGATCACGGCTGAGGATGGATCGTATGAGTTTCGCACCATTCAACCCGGTCCTTATCCGTGGCCCAATGGCATGAACGATTGGCGCCCCGCGCATATCCATTTTAGCGTCTTTGGCCACGGGTTTGCCCAGCGTCTGATTACGCAGATGTATTTTGAGGGCGACCCTCATATCAAGCTGTGCCCGATTGTTGGTGTGCTCAAAAGCCAAGAGGCGGTTGATGCGCTGACCGCGCCGCTTGATATGCACCGCACGGTGCCGATGGATAGCCGCGCGTATAAATTCGACATTGTGTTGCGCGGCCAGCGCCAGACCTATTTTGAAAACCGCAAAGAGGGGCTTTGA